The proteins below come from a single Kiritimatiellia bacterium genomic window:
- the lspA gene encoding signal peptidase II codes for MLALAVAVVLVLSDQWTKELVRHTFALYETRPLLDGFAYLTYVRNTGAAWGMFRGANFWLAMISLVTLLLLVGFRSVLVRPTRAHRVALGLLVGGIVGNLMDRLRLGYVTDFISLQFGRYEFPAFNLADSGITLAMITFAVSSWWAERRERRAPAPRAPDA; via the coding sequence ATGCTGGCGCTGGCCGTCGCGGTCGTGCTCGTGCTCAGCGACCAGTGGACCAAGGAACTGGTACGACACACGTTCGCGCTGTACGAAACGCGCCCGCTTCTCGACGGCTTCGCCTACCTCACCTACGTGCGCAACACCGGCGCCGCCTGGGGGATGTTCCGCGGTGCGAACTTCTGGCTCGCGATGATCTCTCTGGTCACGCTCCTCCTGCTGGTCGGGTTCCGGTCCGTACTGGTCCGGCCGACCCGCGCGCACCGCGTCGCGCTCGGACTACTGGTGGGCGGCATCGTCGGCAACCTGATGGACCGCCTCCGGCTGGGTTATGTCACCGACTTCATCAGCCTGCAGTTCGGTCGTTACGAGTTTCCGGCGTTCAATCTCGCCGACAGCGGCATCACGCTGGCGATGATCACCTTTGCGGTTTCGAGCTGGTGGGCGGAACGTCGCGAACGCCGCGCGCCAGCGCCCCGCGCCCCCGATGCCTGA
- a CDS encoding cysteine peptidase family C39 domain-containing protein: MRKRVTVLAALFAAAAAVAGAPQSAWTPRIFVLKYLGKDAAPERTTRFVVGETSALVFAIQTSGSGSADPSRFDAGWFVVAPDGRRLAAADSRLQATGRNPRDPSLLMLSPTPTMTLGPSEATGVYRVRLSVTNTVDGAVGETETPFFVFLTPGARDLVPGPEPVESIELAPVLLEPAFWGISLDELAAKLWPAGFAWVDLDRRGLRSAARVATLFGQRASEVNIALSNERPAEVRISLYSRGDEAPIPHDALTNRVSQVIARLRALTGRPPQTVLPPAGAGASSRFRTFALVWPRGADAIRLEYGWSEVRTGGAAGRTLMPEFITVTLKPQEGAATAVMATKLLVTPGALAKNVRRTPDGDVFIENIPMVDQGEKGYCAAAAGERVLEYYGGDVDQHELAQRMQMDSGGVSFENMVRGLRTIAQSLGLQVRMLMEFDRSTIERLLADYEKMAQKMGRPPLRPAAGQRDLYGDVSPWTLLDKEVFLASRTRDPTEIERFLRWIQGRVDAGIPLCHGVIIGILPEEAELGQPAGLHLRLIIGYNLRRRELLYTDSWGPGHERKRMPLSHAWAMTVALFTIEPR; this comes from the coding sequence ATGAGAAAGCGAGTGACTGTTCTTGCTGCGTTGTTTGCTGCCGCCGCCGCCGTGGCGGGTGCCCCGCAGTCGGCGTGGACGCCCCGCATTTTCGTGCTGAAGTATCTCGGCAAGGATGCCGCGCCGGAACGAACGACGCGCTTCGTCGTGGGCGAGACCTCGGCGCTGGTGTTCGCAATTCAGACTTCGGGGAGCGGCTCGGCGGATCCGAGTCGGTTCGATGCCGGCTGGTTCGTCGTTGCGCCGGACGGACGCCGGCTGGCCGCTGCCGATAGCCGGCTTCAAGCCACCGGTCGGAATCCTCGCGATCCGTCGCTCCTGATGCTGAGTCCTACGCCGACGATGACGCTGGGCCCGTCCGAAGCGACCGGTGTGTATCGGGTGCGGCTCAGCGTGACGAATACCGTCGATGGCGCGGTCGGCGAGACCGAGACGCCGTTCTTTGTGTTTCTCACGCCCGGTGCGCGGGACCTCGTGCCGGGACCCGAGCCCGTGGAAAGCATCGAACTCGCTCCGGTGCTATTGGAACCGGCGTTCTGGGGGATCTCGCTGGATGAGCTGGCCGCGAAGCTCTGGCCCGCCGGTTTCGCGTGGGTTGACCTTGACCGTCGCGGCCTGCGGTCCGCCGCCCGCGTGGCGACGCTGTTCGGTCAGCGGGCGTCGGAGGTGAACATCGCGCTCAGCAACGAGCGGCCGGCGGAGGTGAGGATCTCGCTCTACAGCCGCGGCGACGAGGCGCCGATCCCGCACGACGCGTTGACGAACCGGGTGAGCCAGGTGATCGCGCGTCTTCGGGCGTTGACGGGCCGCCCGCCGCAAACCGTGCTGCCGCCCGCCGGGGCGGGTGCGAGCTCGCGGTTTCGAACGTTTGCGTTGGTCTGGCCGCGCGGTGCGGATGCGATCCGTCTCGAGTACGGCTGGTCCGAGGTGCGGACGGGTGGAGCGGCGGGTCGCACGCTGATGCCGGAATTCATCACGGTGACTCTGAAACCGCAGGAGGGCGCTGCGACAGCGGTGATGGCGACGAAACTCCTCGTGACGCCGGGCGCGCTGGCGAAGAACGTCCGACGCACACCAGACGGCGACGTCTTTATCGAGAACATCCCGATGGTGGACCAGGGCGAGAAGGGCTACTGCGCCGCCGCCGCCGGCGAGCGGGTGCTGGAGTATTACGGAGGGGACGTCGACCAACACGAGCTGGCGCAGCGCATGCAGATGGATTCGGGCGGAGTGTCGTTCGAGAACATGGTCCGTGGGCTGCGGACGATCGCGCAGTCACTTGGGCTGCAGGTCCGTATGCTGATGGAGTTCGACCGCAGCACGATCGAACGGCTGCTCGCGGATTACGAGAAAATGGCCCAAAAGATGGGGCGCCCTCCGCTGCGGCCGGCGGCCGGACAGCGGGATCTCTACGGCGATGTCAGCCCGTGGACGCTGCTCGACAAAGAAGTGTTTCTCGCCAGCCGCACGCGCGATCCGACCGAAATCGAGCGTTTTCTGCGCTGGATCCAAGGGAGGGTGGATGCCGGCATACCGCTGTGCCACGGCGTGATCATCGGAATTCTGCCCGAGGAGGCCGAGCTGGGGCAGCCGGCCGGCCTGCATCTGCGGCTGATCATCGGGTACAACCTGCGGCGGCGCGAACTCCTGTACACCGACAGCTGGGGGCCCGGCCATGAGCGAAAACGGATGCCGCTGAGTCACGCCTGGGCGATGACGGTCGCGCTCTTTACGATCGAGCCGCGCTGA
- the hflX gene encoding GTPase HflX has translation MDRSPPQSEPAATEVAWLVGVRHGNEPEWSARETLDELRELACTAGVRVAGESLVRLREPDAATWIGRGRAEAIGREAAAAGATLLIFDDDLAPAQARNLEDLTGLRALDRTQLILDIFAQRAHTSEGRLQIELAQLEYLRPRLRHSRGRLEQQRGGIGLRGPGETRLEMDRRRIDRRIARIRAELELVRERREELRRGRRRHGWALVCLVGYTNAGKSTLLNALCGAEVLADDRLFATLDPTTRRLELPNHQPALLTDTVGFIRKLPHRLIEAFQATLEEAARADLLVHVVDCAHAAADRHIEAVDAVLREIGAADRPRILALNKTDLPGAADRARRLAHGAGQCVLISAARGEGLDELRWAIAEALRERGLPFEIEVPATDGRTLALIREHAAIQSESMNGERIRLSGTIPARHRALIEPYRSAEPPP, from the coding sequence ATGGACCGATCGCCACCGCAATCTGAACCGGCGGCCACAGAGGTCGCATGGCTCGTCGGCGTGCGACACGGCAACGAGCCGGAGTGGTCCGCCCGCGAAACGCTCGACGAACTGCGAGAGCTCGCCTGCACCGCCGGCGTGCGCGTCGCCGGGGAATCGCTGGTGCGACTGCGCGAGCCCGATGCCGCAACCTGGATCGGCCGCGGGCGCGCGGAAGCGATCGGGCGCGAGGCGGCGGCCGCCGGCGCGACGCTGTTGATCTTCGACGACGACCTTGCTCCCGCGCAGGCCCGCAATCTCGAGGATCTCACCGGCCTGCGCGCGCTGGATCGCACCCAGCTGATCCTCGACATCTTCGCGCAGCGCGCCCACACCAGCGAGGGGCGGCTGCAGATCGAGCTCGCACAGCTGGAATATCTGCGACCACGACTGCGGCACAGCCGAGGCCGGCTCGAGCAGCAGCGGGGCGGCATCGGCCTGCGGGGTCCCGGTGAGACGCGCCTGGAAATGGACCGCCGCCGCATCGACCGCCGGATCGCGCGGATCCGTGCCGAGCTCGAGCTGGTACGAGAACGCCGCGAGGAACTGCGGCGCGGCCGTCGCCGCCACGGTTGGGCGCTCGTCTGCCTCGTCGGTTATACGAACGCCGGCAAATCCACACTGCTCAACGCGCTGTGCGGCGCAGAGGTGCTCGCGGATGACCGTCTCTTCGCGACGCTCGATCCCACCACCCGGCGCCTTGAACTGCCGAACCACCAGCCCGCGCTGCTGACCGACACTGTCGGATTCATCCGCAAGCTCCCGCACCGGCTGATCGAGGCCTTTCAGGCCACGCTCGAGGAGGCCGCCCGCGCCGACCTGCTGGTACACGTGGTGGACTGCGCACACGCCGCCGCCGACCGGCACATCGAGGCGGTGGACGCCGTCCTGCGCGAGATCGGGGCCGCCGATCGGCCGCGGATCCTCGCACTGAACAAGACCGACCTGCCCGGCGCGGCCGACCGGGCGCGGCGGCTCGCCCACGGTGCCGGCCAGTGCGTCCTCATCTCGGCGGCGCGCGGTGAGGGACTCGACGAACTCCGCTGGGCGATTGCGGAAGCCCTGCGCGAGCGCGGGCTCCCCTTCGAGATCGAGGTGCCCGCCACCGACGGCCGCACGCTCGCGTTGATCCGCGAACATGCGGCCATACAATCGGAGAGCATGAACGGCGAGCGCATTCGGCTCAGCGGCACCATCCCCGCACGCCATCGCGCGCTGATCGAGCCGTACCGTTCGGCGGAGCCGCCCCCGTGA
- the radC gene encoding DNA repair protein RadC: MNDPTQRPAMVYPAAVRIRDLPPDLQPRELLERFGPAHVPDDVLLAVLLRTGMRGRNVLELARDLLRQHRSLAELSRASLAELASIKSIKKVKALTLLAAFELGRRVRDEQLRDRPAIRSPADVDRAVRPHAERETVEVFWVLPLNKKNRLIPRHPVEITRGILDASLVHPREVFEPAIRACSAAVILCHNHPSGDPTPSADDLAMTRRLVAAGRAVDIRVLDHVILGRAAHPDSPARYCSLRESGLVSFDDTDAPP; this comes from the coding sequence GTGAACGACCCCACCCAGCGGCCCGCGATGGTCTACCCCGCCGCGGTGCGCATCCGCGATCTCCCTCCCGACCTGCAGCCCCGCGAACTGCTGGAGCGCTTCGGCCCCGCCCACGTGCCGGACGATGTGTTGCTGGCGGTGCTGCTGCGCACCGGCATGCGCGGGCGCAACGTGCTGGAGCTCGCGCGCGACCTCCTCCGACAGCACCGCTCGCTCGCGGAGCTCAGCCGCGCCTCGCTCGCGGAACTCGCCTCGATCAAGAGCATCAAGAAGGTGAAGGCGCTGACACTGCTGGCCGCGTTCGAGCTCGGGCGACGAGTGCGCGACGAACAGCTCCGCGACCGCCCCGCGATCCGCAGCCCCGCCGACGTGGACCGCGCAGTCCGCCCTCACGCGGAGCGCGAGACCGTCGAAGTGTTCTGGGTGCTGCCGCTCAACAAGAAAAACCGGCTGATCCCCCGGCATCCCGTCGAGATCACCCGCGGCATCCTCGACGCAAGCCTCGTGCACCCGCGCGAGGTCTTCGAGCCCGCGATCCGCGCCTGCAGCGCGGCGGTCATCCTCTGCCACAACCACCCCTCCGGCGACCCGACGCCCTCCGCGGACGATCTCGCAATGACCCGCCGCCTCGTCGCCGCCGGTCGGGCCGTGGACATTCGCGTGCTCGACCACGTGATTCTCGGCCGCGCCGCGCACCCCGATTCCCCCGCCCGCTACTGCAGCCTTCGGGAATCGGGACTGGTCAGCTTCGACGACACGGACGCGCCGCCATGA
- the miaA gene encoding tRNA (adenosine(37)-N6)-dimethylallyltransferase MiaA produces MPDIVATPLFTLAGPTAVGKTAVAHRLAEQLGARILSVDSMLVYRGMDVGTDKPPRAQLDAFGYAGVNLVDPSETCSVGRYLQSVRDPLADRRQPWIAVGGTGLYFRCLLQGLAPRPAAEPSARTEAEAVLRQSGLRGLQQLVRGAAPAAYAQLRDPENPRRLIRIYEIARQGGEATPPATWPAPPRLVGLWREKADLDRRIADRVRRMFSAGLLDEAAALRSRPGGLADAALQAIGYREALAVLDGRLTVEEAIAETIRRTRRLARRQMTWFRHQAKMEWVRVRPDATVESVADAVRRLWERDGPIATAI; encoded by the coding sequence ATGCCTGACATCGTGGCCACGCCGCTGTTCACGCTCGCCGGTCCCACCGCCGTCGGCAAGACCGCCGTCGCCCACCGGCTCGCCGAACAACTCGGGGCGCGGATTCTTTCGGTGGACTCGATGCTCGTCTATCGGGGCATGGATGTCGGCACGGACAAGCCACCGCGCGCGCAGCTCGACGCGTTCGGCTACGCGGGCGTGAACCTGGTGGACCCCTCGGAAACCTGCAGCGTCGGGCGGTACCTGCAGTCGGTTCGTGACCCTCTGGCCGACCGGCGCCAGCCCTGGATCGCGGTCGGGGGCACCGGCCTCTACTTCCGATGCCTGCTACAGGGCCTCGCACCGCGGCCGGCCGCCGAGCCCTCCGCCCGCACCGAGGCCGAAGCGGTGCTCCGACAGAGCGGCCTCCGCGGTCTGCAACAGCTGGTGCGCGGTGCGGCGCCGGCCGCCTACGCGCAGCTGCGCGATCCCGAGAATCCGCGGCGATTGATCCGGATCTACGAAATCGCGCGACAGGGCGGCGAAGCGACACCCCCGGCCACGTGGCCCGCCCCGCCCCGTCTCGTCGGTCTCTGGCGCGAAAAAGCCGATCTCGACCGCCGCATCGCGGACCGGGTTCGCCGGATGTTCTCGGCCGGCCTGCTCGACGAAGCGGCGGCGCTGCGCTCGCGGCCGGGCGGCCTCGCGGACGCCGCGCTGCAGGCGATCGGCTATCGCGAGGCGCTCGCGGTGCTGGATGGCCGGCTCACCGTCGAAGAAGCCATCGCCGAAACCATCCGCCGCACGCGCCGGCTCGCGCGCCGCCAGATGACATGGTTCCGGCACCAGGCCAAAATGGAGTGGGTCCGGGTGCGTCCGGACGCAACAGTCGAAAGCGTGGCGGACGCGGTGCGCCGGCTGTGGGAACGCGATGGACCGATCGCCACCGCAATCTGA
- the lpxA gene encoding acyl-ACP--UDP-N-acetylglucosamine O-acyltransferase yields the protein MSIHPTAIVHPRAELGNDVEIGPGAVIGPHVVVGDRCRIGPYAVLLEHVRLGPDCRIHAHAVLGDVPQDLKFRGADSHVEIGERCVIREGVTIHRGTHAGSATVIGPGCFLMANSHVAHNCRLGAGVILANGVLLAGDVEIGDRAFLSGNVIVHQFTRIGALAMIGGGAGIGLDILPGCTAAGVERNRVAGLNLVGLRRAGVTPEERQQLRAAFRLVFQSGRPLAEVMERLRTDFTEGLAATWAAFIEGSRRGICRRCRRRREDADEAD from the coding sequence ATGAGCATCCACCCCACCGCGATCGTCCACCCCCGCGCGGAGCTCGGCAACGATGTCGAGATCGGTCCCGGCGCGGTGATCGGCCCGCACGTTGTCGTCGGCGACCGCTGCCGCATCGGCCCCTACGCGGTACTGCTCGAACATGTCCGCCTCGGCCCCGACTGCCGCATCCACGCGCACGCAGTGCTCGGCGACGTACCGCAGGACCTCAAATTCCGCGGCGCCGACAGCCACGTCGAAATTGGCGAGCGCTGCGTGATCCGCGAGGGCGTGACCATCCACCGCGGCACCCATGCGGGCTCGGCCACCGTGATCGGCCCGGGCTGCTTTCTGATGGCGAACAGTCACGTCGCGCACAACTGCCGCCTCGGTGCAGGCGTGATCCTCGCCAACGGCGTGTTGCTCGCCGGCGATGTGGAAATCGGCGACCGCGCGTTCCTCAGCGGCAATGTGATCGTGCACCAGTTTACCCGCATCGGCGCGCTCGCGATGATCGGCGGCGGCGCGGGTATCGGTTTGGACATCCTGCCGGGATGCACCGCCGCAGGCGTGGAGCGCAACCGCGTGGCCGGGCTGAACCTGGTCGGCCTACGGCGTGCCGGCGTGACGCCGGAAGAGCGCCAGCAACTCCGCGCCGCATTCCGATTGGTCTTTCAGTCCGGTCGACCTCTCGCAGAGGTGATGGAACGCCTCCGGACAGACTTCACAGAGGGGCTCGCCGCCACATGGGCGGCTTTCATCGAGGGATCCCGCCGCGGCATCTGCCGGCGCTGCCGGCGGCGCCGAGAAGACGCCGACGAAGCCGACTGA
- a CDS encoding TraR/DksA C4-type zinc finger protein, with the protein MATKRTPAGPSRSAPRPTPPATEPAPATTKLSRSPLSRKDLEMFRQMLLNLRDRIVDGISFLAGDNLNKSQRDASGDLSNHAVHMADQGTDNFDREFALSLVSNEQEILYEIDEALHRIDAGTYGICELTGRPIEIERLKVLPYARYCREAQEQLERNRKRFRPFASSGIPGETFGSQEN; encoded by the coding sequence GTGGCGACAAAGAGAACGCCGGCGGGCCCCAGCCGCTCCGCGCCCCGCCCGACGCCGCCGGCGACCGAGCCCGCCCCTGCCACGACGAAGCTCTCGCGCTCGCCACTGAGCCGCAAGGACCTCGAAATGTTCCGCCAGATGCTGCTGAACCTGCGCGACCGCATCGTGGATGGCATTTCGTTCCTCGCGGGCGACAACCTCAACAAGTCCCAGCGCGACGCGAGTGGAGATTTGTCGAATCACGCGGTGCACATGGCCGACCAGGGTACCGACAACTTCGATCGTGAGTTCGCGCTCTCGCTGGTCAGCAATGAACAGGAAATCCTCTACGAAATTGACGAGGCGCTTCACCGAATTGACGCCGGCACGTACGGCATCTGCGAACTGACCGGCCGGCCCATCGAGATTGAGCGGCTCAAGGTGCTGCCCTATGCCCGCTACTGCCGCGAGGCGCAGGAGCAGCTCGAGCGGAACCGCAAACGGTTCCGGCCGTTCGCCTCCTCCGGAATTCCGGGCGAGACCTTCGGCTCGCAGGAGAACTGA